A genomic stretch from Astatotilapia calliptera chromosome 4, fAstCal1.2, whole genome shotgun sequence includes:
- the slc16a3a gene encoding monocarboxylate transporter 4-like: MGGVALDVGDSRVKAPDGGWGWAVLAGCFVITGFSYAFPKAISVFFKELIREFGVGYSDTAWISSILLAMLYGTGPLCSVLVNRLGCRPVMMVGGLFASLGMILASFATSIIHIYLTAGVITGLGLALNFQPSLIMLNRYFSEKRPLANGLSAAGSPVALCCLSPLGQVLQYQYGWRGGFLILGGILLNCCVCGALMKPLVAPKNLKAKSFEEDNDKEEEVKEEKKKSKAKLLDFSVFKDGGFVIYTVAASIMVLGLFVPPVFVVSYAKELGNEDTKSALLLTILGFIDIFARPTCGIIAGLKWVRPRCVYLFSFAMLFNGVTDLIGSQAKDYASLVVFCVFFGVSYGMVGALQFEVLMAIVGTEKFSSAIGLVLLMEAIAVLVGPPGAGRLLDATKKYMYVFLLAGSEVVLSAVVLATCNFFFIKRKPQEPSHKLECITVTDDTKTEVCSRPLEVNDEEEKGEREEQEKETKREVSKELKEEEEKDKEKVDEVRPKSVTVDSQEVEKFLKEPQLNGGMTPSPETCL, translated from the exons ATGGGAGGTGTTGCATTGGATGTGGGTGATTCCAGGGTGAAGGCTCCAGACGGAGGCTGGGGCTGGGCAGTGCTGGCTGGCTGTTTTGTCATCACAGGCTTCTCCTATGCTTTCCCAAAAGCGATCAGCGTATTTTTCAAAGAGCTGATCAGGGAGTTTGGTGTTGGATACAGCGACACTGcatggatctcctccatactgCTGGCCATGCTCTATGGCACAG GTCCCCTGTGCAGCGTGCTGGTGAACCGCTTAGGCTGTCGTCCAGTCATGATGGTGGGGGGCCTCTTTGCCTCTCTGGGAATGATTCTGGCCTCCTTTGCCACAAGTATCATCCACATCTACCTCACTGCTGGAGTCATTACAG GTCTTGGATTAGCCCTGAACTTCCAACCTTCTCTGATTATGTTGAACCGCTACTTCAGCGAGAAGCGTCCTCTGGCCAATGGCCTTTCAGCAGCAGGAAGCCCCGTGGCCCTTTGCTGCCTCTCGCCACTGGGACAGGTACTTCAGTATCAGTATGGATGGAGGGGAGGATTTCTTATCCTTGGTGGTATCCTGCTGAACTGCTGTGTGTGCGGGGCCCTCATGAAGCCTCTGGTGGCCCCAAAGAACCTCAAGGCCAAGAGCTTCGAAGAGGACAATGACAAGGAGGAAGAGgtgaaagaggagaagaagaagtcaAAAGCCAAACTTCTGGACTTCTCCGTGTTTAAAGATGGTGGCTTTGTCATCTATACTGTGGCGGCATCCATCATGGTGCTGGGACTGTTCGTGCCTCCTGTGTTTGTTGTTAGTTACGCTAAGGAGCTGGGAAATGAAGACACCAAATCTGCTTTACTGCTTACTATCCTGGGATTCATTGATATTTTTGCACGGCCAACGTGCGGTATAATCGCTGGACTCAAATGGGTCCGGCCTCGCTGCGTCTACCTCTTCAGCTTTGCTATGCTCTTCAATGGAGTCACTGACCTGATTGGCTCACAG GCCAAAGACTATGCCTCTCTGGTGGtattctgtgtcttttttgGCGTCTCCTATGGGATGGTGGGTGCCCTACAATTTGAAGTTCTCATGGCAATTGTCGGTACTGAGAAGTTCTCCAGTGCCATTGGCCTTGTGCTCCTCATGGAGGCCATTGCTGTGCTGGTGGGGCCACCGGGTGCAG GCCGACTGCTCGATGCCACCAAGAAATACATGTACGTCTTCCTGCTGGCAGGAAGCGAGGTGGTCCTCTCCGCTGTGGTTCTAGCTACCTGCAACTTCTTCTTTATCAAAAGGAAGCCCCAGGAGCCATCTCACAAACTTGAGTGCATCACAGTCACAGATGACACCAAGACAGAAGTCTGCAGCAGGCCTTTGGAGGTAAATGATGAAGAggagaagggagagagagaggagcaagagaaggaaacaaagagggAGGTATCGAAGGAgttgaaggaggaggaggaaaaagacaaagaaaaagtagaCGAGGTCAGGCCAAAGAGCGTAACAGTGGACTCACAGGAAGTGGAAAAGTTCTTGAAAGAGCCCCAACTAAATGGTGGCATGACCCCCAGTCCTGAAACATGCCTGTGA